A genome region from Halorussus pelagicus includes the following:
- a CDS encoding Cdc6/Cdc18 family protein produces MGSFDFVREYSPYTNREALLDDYTPDTLVGRDDELEEYHGALQPAIYGEQPDNIFLYGKAGVGKTAATRFLLNKLEDNAEEYEDLDVRTEIINCDGLNSSYRVASNLVNTMRPPSDHISETGYSRSQVYDIMWQELDNAGGIILVVLDEIDHLKDDSILYQLSRARENENLTEARIGLIGISNDLTFRDSLSPKVRSSLCERAISFSTYDANELRAVLEQRKSVAFKDDVLTDDVVPLCAAFGAQESGDARKALDLLLKAGDLAREQNDEEVAEQHVRRGRQLLEREQVARGIADLNDHERLVVYALATLEAEDDTPARSREIYTRYKSLADAAGKDSLTARWLREHLDDLAMLGILNVTEINEGSAGGKYREYDLQQDLAVVLDALEETFESMGVHASVKGYL; encoded by the coding sequence ATGGGTTCGTTCGACTTCGTCCGGGAATATTCTCCGTACACCAACCGCGAGGCGCTGTTGGACGATTACACGCCCGACACGCTGGTCGGCCGCGACGACGAACTCGAGGAGTACCACGGCGCGCTCCAACCGGCCATCTACGGCGAGCAACCGGACAACATCTTCCTCTACGGCAAGGCGGGCGTGGGCAAGACTGCCGCCACCCGATTTCTCCTGAACAAACTCGAAGACAACGCCGAGGAGTACGAGGACTTGGACGTTCGCACCGAAATCATCAACTGCGACGGCCTGAACTCCTCGTATCGGGTCGCCAGCAACCTCGTCAACACGATGCGCCCGCCGTCGGACCACATCAGCGAGACGGGCTACTCCCGCTCGCAGGTCTACGACATCATGTGGCAGGAACTCGACAACGCGGGCGGCATCATCCTCGTCGTGCTGGACGAAATCGACCACCTCAAGGACGACTCCATCCTCTATCAACTCTCCCGCGCCCGCGAGAACGAGAACCTGACCGAGGCCCGTATCGGTCTCATCGGCATCAGCAACGACCTCACGTTCCGCGACTCGCTCTCTCCCAAAGTTCGGTCCTCCCTCTGTGAGCGCGCCATCTCTTTTTCCACGTACGACGCCAACGAACTCCGCGCGGTCCTCGAACAGCGCAAGAGCGTCGCGTTCAAAGACGACGTGCTGACCGACGATGTGGTGCCGCTCTGCGCCGCGTTCGGTGCCCAAGAGTCCGGCGACGCCCGAAAGGCCCTCGACCTGCTGTTGAAGGCGGGCGACCTCGCCCGCGAGCAGAACGACGAGGAAGTCGCCGAACAGCATGTCCGCAGAGGTCGCCAACTCCTCGAACGCGAGCAAGTCGCCCGCGGCATCGCGGACCTCAACGACCACGAACGACTTGTAGTCTACGCGCTGGCCACGCTCGAAGCCGAGGACGACACCCCGGCGCGCTCGCGGGAGATTTATACCCGCTACAAATCCTTGGCGGACGCCGCGGGAAAGGACTCGCTGACCGCGCGCTGGCTTCGGGAACACCTCGACGACCTCGCCATGCTCGGTATCCTCAATGTCACCGAAATCAACGAGGGGTCGGCGGGCGGCAAGTACCGGGAGTACGACCTCCAGCAGGACCTCGCAGTCGTGCTAGACGCGCTCGAAGAAACCTTCGAGTCGATGGGCGTCCACGCGAGCGTGAAGGGCTACCTGTAG
- a CDS encoding glycoside hydrolase 5 family protein, which yields MTDDARSDTLRDVRGAVYLPQKDWNAYQMWADYDNETIERELDFAARLRLNSLRVFASYECWREDGPTFFAHVEHFLSACRERAIHPVVMLFEATPEAPPTEENLRARDPRKAFGVHSPSRSKILRPRNWKGYDRSPIHFARRWAQEYAEDDRLLATEIMNEPGDVQPRRDFVMDALETVRDAAPDAALTMGTKDVRFARVYDRDGALDAYQFHMNLPRTRSAAREYVAEQRALADDISEGTDDDTATPAKPLWCTEWQRTLDEPPSRFAPNLASLAPTIREVHDAGTLDGDFFWSLMLRPAYLRKPREKVRINGLFHEDGAVYSRLDAETIAGRSLELDARDALPSAWRAHRFPYPDAEQNDVARADDAGQESKSDGTDPSESDSDSGDSAEADPTENFADLRNLREDLSRRIRETFGLGPGEEK from the coding sequence GTGACCGACGATGCCCGCTCCGACACTCTCCGCGACGTTCGCGGGGCGGTGTACCTCCCGCAGAAGGACTGGAACGCCTACCAGATGTGGGCCGACTACGACAACGAGACCATCGAGCGCGAACTCGACTTCGCCGCGCGTCTCCGACTGAACAGTCTCCGAGTCTTCGCCTCCTACGAATGCTGGCGCGAGGACGGCCCGACCTTCTTCGCGCACGTCGAACATTTCCTCTCGGCCTGCCGAGAGCGCGCCATCCATCCGGTCGTCATGCTCTTCGAAGCCACGCCGGAGGCACCACCGACCGAGGAGAACCTCCGTGCGCGAGACCCGCGAAAGGCGTTCGGCGTTCACTCTCCCTCACGGTCGAAAATCCTGCGACCGCGCAACTGGAAGGGCTACGACCGCTCGCCAATTCACTTCGCGCGTCGATGGGCGCAGGAGTACGCCGAGGACGACCGCCTGCTCGCCACCGAAATCATGAACGAACCCGGCGACGTGCAACCGCGCCGCGACTTCGTGATGGACGCGCTCGAAACGGTCCGGGACGCCGCGCCGGACGCCGCGCTCACGATGGGCACCAAGGACGTGCGCTTCGCCCGCGTCTACGACCGCGACGGCGCGCTCGACGCCTACCAGTTCCATATGAATCTCCCGCGAACTCGGAGCGCGGCCCGCGAGTACGTGGCCGAACAGCGCGCGCTCGCCGACGACATCTCCGAAGGGACTGATGACGACACCGCGACCCCCGCCAAGCCCCTCTGGTGTACCGAGTGGCAACGAACTCTCGACGAACCGCCCTCGCGCTTCGCGCCGAACCTCGCCAGTCTCGCCCCGACGATTCGGGAGGTCCACGACGCGGGTACCCTCGACGGCGACTTCTTCTGGAGCCTGATGCTCCGCCCGGCGTACCTCCGAAAACCCCGCGAGAAGGTTCGCATCAACGGTCTCTTCCACGAGGACGGCGCGGTCTACTCCCGACTCGACGCCGAGACCATCGCTGGGCGCTCGCTCGAACTCGACGCCCGCGACGCGCTCCCCTCGGCGTGGCGCGCCCACCGATTTCCGTATCCCGACGCGGAGCAGAACGACGTCGCTCGCGCCGATGACGCCGGTCAGGAATCGAAATCCGACGGAACCGACCCTAGCGAATCCGACTCCGACAGTGGTGATTCGGCCGAAGCCGACCCCACCGAAAATTTCGCCGACCTGCGGAACCTCCGCGAGGACTTATCGAGGCGAATCCGGGAGACGTTCGGTCTCGGTCCCGGCGAGGAAAAATAA
- a CDS encoding cystathionine gamma-synthase: MTDSEEFDFETRSIHAGQEPDEETGALMTPIHANSTYEQDAPGEHRGYEYSRTGNPTRTDLEANVASLESGEYGRAFSSGMGAINTVLNLLEAGDHVVASEDVYGGTHRIFTQVYEQYDLEFDFVDMTDLDETEAAVREETELVWVETPTNPLLNVVDIAGTADIAHENDALCAVDNTFATPYLQRPLELGADLVSHSLTKYMGGHSDVVGGALVTNDEELDEEFGFYQNSVGATPGPHECFLVLRGTKTLPVRMDRHCENARALADWLQDHDAVERVYYPGLDSHPDHELAAEQMDDFGGMVSFEMDASLEETADVVSNTEVFTLAESLGGVESLIEQPATMTHAAIPAEEREAAGLRDGLIRASIGIESVDDLKADLAQAFKQSLN; encoded by the coding sequence ATGACCGACAGCGAAGAGTTCGACTTCGAGACGCGGTCGATTCACGCCGGACAGGAACCCGACGAGGAGACCGGGGCGCTCATGACCCCGATTCACGCCAACTCGACCTACGAGCAGGACGCGCCGGGCGAGCATCGTGGCTACGAATACTCCCGAACGGGCAACCCCACGCGAACGGACCTCGAAGCCAACGTCGCCAGCCTCGAAAGCGGCGAGTACGGTCGCGCCTTTTCGAGCGGCATGGGCGCTATCAACACGGTCCTGAACCTGCTAGAAGCGGGCGACCACGTCGTCGCCAGCGAGGACGTGTACGGCGGCACCCACCGCATCTTCACGCAGGTCTACGAGCAGTACGACCTCGAATTCGACTTCGTTGATATGACCGACCTCGACGAAACCGAGGCTGCCGTGCGCGAGGAGACCGAACTCGTCTGGGTCGAAACCCCCACGAATCCCCTGCTCAACGTCGTTGACATCGCGGGCACCGCCGACATCGCCCACGAGAACGACGCGCTCTGTGCGGTGGACAACACCTTCGCCACGCCGTACCTCCAGCGTCCGCTCGAACTCGGCGCGGACCTCGTTTCCCACTCGCTGACCAAGTACATGGGCGGCCACTCCGACGTGGTCGGCGGCGCGCTCGTGACGAACGACGAGGAACTGGACGAGGAGTTCGGTTTCTACCAGAACAGCGTCGGCGCGACGCCCGGTCCCCACGAGTGTTTCCTCGTCCTGCGCGGGACGAAGACGCTGCCGGTCCGGATGGACCGCCACTGCGAGAACGCCCGCGCGCTCGCCGACTGGTTGCAGGACCACGACGCCGTCGAGCGCGTTTACTACCCCGGACTCGACTCGCACCCGGACCACGAACTCGCGGCCGAACAGATGGACGACTTCGGCGGGATGGTCAGCTTCGAGATGGACGCCAGCCTCGAAGAGACCGCCGACGTAGTGTCGAACACCGAGGTCTTCACGCTCGCGGAAAGTCTCGGCGGCGTCGAAAGCCTCATCGAGCAACCCGCGACGATGACCCACGCCGCGATTCCGGCGGAGGAGCGTGAGGCCGCCGGACTCCGTGACGGTCTCATTCGGGCGAGTATCGGCATTGAGAGCGTCGATGACCTGAAGGCGGACTTGGCCCAAGCGTTCAAGCAGTCGCTAAACTGA
- a CDS encoding 50S ribosomal protein L21e, which yields MPSSNGPKHSTRDKLSNEPRERGTSPPQRAVQQFEEGQKVHLKIDPSVEDGRYHPRFDGLTGEIEGKQGEAYKVGVADGGKDKTLIVTSAHLKAQE from the coding sequence ATGCCGAGTTCGAACGGACCCAAACACAGCACTCGTGACAAACTCTCGAACGAACCCCGAGAGCGCGGTACGTCCCCGCCTCAGCGCGCCGTCCAGCAGTTCGAGGAGGGCCAGAAGGTCCACCTCAAAATCGACCCGAGCGTCGAGGACGGTCGCTACCACCCGCGCTTCGACGGCCTGACCGGCGAAATCGAAGGTAAGCAGGGCGAAGCCTACAAAGTCGGCGTCGCCGACGGCGGCAAGGACAAGACCCTCATCGTCACTTCGGCACACCTGAAAGCGCAGGAATAG
- a CDS encoding RNA polymerase Rpb4 family protein, producing MTIFKEKVQEEFLTTAEAKELLSDVEQERALDEDREMRYELARAIEHVNQFATLEAEESRELVEQLLELDKVDEQTAYKIADILPQDRDELRAVYAQERYTLSGEELDDILNVVAKYV from the coding sequence ATGACGATATTTAAGGAGAAAGTCCAAGAGGAGTTCCTTACTACCGCGGAAGCCAAGGAGCTTCTCTCGGATGTCGAACAGGAGCGGGCCTTGGACGAGGACCGAGAGATGCGCTACGAACTGGCGCGCGCCATCGAACACGTCAACCAGTTCGCCACGCTCGAAGCCGAGGAGTCCCGCGAACTCGTCGAGCAACTGCTCGAACTCGACAAGGTGGACGAGCAGACCGCGTACAAGATTGCCGATATACTTCCGCAGGACCGCGACGAACTCCGCGCGGTGTACGCCCAAGAGCGATACACGCTCTCGGGCGAGGAACTCGACGACATTCTCAATGTCGTTGCGAAGTACGTCTGA
- a CDS encoding DUF655 domain-containing protein — MSEQNDDEEQVPAVVLDYLPHGRADDDRPQYQKPALAYALGVEEFRLFEVTLEEDVSLTITDRFDADRGDDLVDNVREIEHADLSTAAQSELEHAIRDVVESNERRFVDFYNDAQPITLRLHQLNLLPGIGKKLRNNILENRKRKPFQSFDDLESRVSGLHNPKEVLVERILEEIREDDLKYRTFVRVEEQQE; from the coding sequence ATGAGTGAACAGAATGACGACGAAGAGCAGGTGCCAGCGGTCGTACTGGATTATCTCCCGCACGGTCGCGCCGACGACGACAGGCCCCAGTATCAGAAACCCGCGCTCGCGTACGCGCTGGGCGTCGAAGAGTTCCGACTCTTCGAGGTGACCCTCGAAGAGGACGTGAGTCTCACTATTACCGACCGCTTCGACGCCGACCGCGGCGACGACCTCGTGGACAACGTGCGCGAAATCGAGCACGCGGACCTTTCGACGGCCGCCCAGTCGGAACTCGAACACGCAATCCGCGACGTGGTGGAGTCCAACGAGCGACGATTCGTGGACTTCTACAACGACGCTCAACCCATCACGCTCCGCCTGCACCAGTTGAATCTGCTCCCCGGCATCGGGAAGAAACTCCGAAACAACATTCTGGAGAACCGCAAGCGCAAGCCGTTCCAGAGTTTCGACGACCTCGAAAGTCGGGTGTCGGGTCTTCACAATCCCAAGGAGGTGCTGGTCGAGCGCATCCTCGAAGAGATTCGGGAGGACGACTTGAAGTACCGCACGTTCGTGCGAGTCGAAGAGCAACAGGAGTAG
- a CDS encoding 16S ribosomal RNA methyltransferase A, producing the protein MTDARDAEGDFRNPDALLRRAGVRGNPDRDQHFLVDDRVLDRLPDYAEETDFDLSHVLEIGPGTGALTDRLLAVADEVTVIERDRDLAAFLREEFADEIAAGRLTVVTGDALETDLPEFTACISNLPYGVSSEITFRLLPRGEPTLLMFQQEFAERMAADVATDDYGRLSVSAQHYADVEVVEPVPKEAFSPPPDVESAVVRTTPRDPDYEVEDEAFFLRFVKAIFTQRRKTLRNAIRNTGHISGLDDADAPVTAISEGKTELDPDVLGKRAGKIPPETFAALATIATEYGLDGGEDE; encoded by the coding sequence ATGACCGACGCACGCGACGCGGAAGGCGACTTCCGCAACCCCGACGCCCTGCTCAGACGGGCGGGCGTCCGGGGGAACCCCGACCGGGACCAGCACTTCCTCGTAGACGACCGGGTTCTCGACCGACTGCCCGACTACGCCGAGGAGACCGACTTCGACCTGTCGCACGTCCTCGAAATCGGGCCGGGGACCGGCGCACTGACTGACCGACTGCTCGCCGTCGCCGACGAGGTAACGGTGATAGAGCGCGACCGAGACCTCGCGGCGTTCCTGCGTGAGGAGTTCGCCGATGAAATCGCCGCCGGACGCCTGACGGTCGTGACAGGCGACGCGCTCGAAACCGATCTCCCGGAGTTCACCGCCTGCATCTCGAATCTCCCCTACGGCGTCTCTAGCGAAATCACCTTCCGACTGCTCCCCCGCGGCGAGCCGACGCTGTTGATGTTCCAGCAGGAGTTCGCCGAGCGCATGGCCGCAGACGTGGCGACCGACGACTACGGTCGCCTCTCGGTCTCCGCCCAGCACTACGCCGACGTGGAAGTCGTCGAACCCGTGCCCAAGGAGGCGTTCTCGCCGCCGCCGGATGTCGAGAGCGCCGTCGTCCGGACGACGCCGCGCGACCCCGACTACGAGGTCGAAGACGAGGCGTTCTTCCTCCGGTTCGTCAAAGCCATCTTCACCCAGCGGCGTAAGACGCTCCGGAACGCGATTCGGAACACCGGCCACATCTCGGGGCTAGACGACGCCGACGCGCCGGTCACGGCCATCTCGGAGGGGAAGACCGAGTTGGACCCCGACGTGCTGGGCAAGCGCGCGGGCAAGATTCCGCCCGAGACGTTCGCGGCGCTAGCGACGATTGCGACCGAGTACGGTCTCGACGGCGGTGAGGACGAGTGA
- a CDS encoding mechanosensitive ion channel family protein has protein sequence MSGALAGLLSTIDRLADFTTTEQLAATAAILLVLVGAFWVARRVRPKLRQRFPSQVGDVVLLASLGGLLLVSAISLIVLWERGTTAAQALDGINNVAGKGFSIFLALAVLAGAYIATGFVKRAIDRLVDGHDTISEHQSEIVYRVSQLTVYVSAVAIILGLWNIDLSGLLVGAGFLGIVVGMAARQTLGALLAGFVLMFSRPFEIGDWVEIDGEEGIVTDISIVNTRIQTFAGEYVMIPNDIVSGEKIINKSRKGRLRIEVEIGVDYEADVEQASELAKTTMKDLDEVLTVPTPKVVLKEFGDSAVTLVLRCWIDKPSARRQWRARTAIIESVKAAFDREGVKIPYPQRELTGRQESGGFRLASDADLPEATADGPRAEAGQTDGGVADERSDASEVSEQ, from the coding sequence GTGAGCGGGGCGCTCGCTGGCCTCCTCTCGACTATCGACCGATTGGCCGACTTCACGACGACCGAACAGCTCGCGGCGACAGCCGCCATTCTGCTCGTTCTCGTCGGAGCCTTCTGGGTCGCCCGGCGCGTCCGGCCGAAGCTCCGCCAGCGATTTCCGAGTCAGGTCGGCGACGTAGTGTTGCTTGCGTCGCTGGGCGGTCTCCTCCTCGTGTCGGCGATTAGTCTCATAGTCCTCTGGGAACGCGGGACGACCGCCGCCCAGGCGCTCGACGGTATCAACAACGTCGCCGGAAAAGGGTTCTCGATATTCCTCGCGCTGGCCGTGCTGGCGGGCGCGTACATCGCCACCGGGTTCGTCAAGCGGGCCATCGACCGACTGGTTGACGGCCACGACACCATCAGCGAACATCAGAGCGAAATCGTCTATCGAGTCTCACAGCTCACGGTCTACGTCTCGGCGGTGGCCATCATCCTCGGTCTCTGGAACATCGACCTCAGCGGGCTGCTGGTCGGTGCGGGCTTCCTCGGTATCGTCGTCGGTATGGCGGCCCGCCAGACGCTCGGTGCCCTGCTCGCGGGGTTCGTGTTGATGTTCTCTCGGCCTTTCGAAATCGGCGACTGGGTGGAAATCGACGGCGAGGAAGGCATCGTAACCGACATCTCCATCGTCAACACGCGCATCCAGACCTTCGCAGGTGAGTACGTGATGATTCCTAACGACATCGTGAGCGGCGAGAAGATAATCAACAAGAGCAGGAAGGGCCGCCTCCGCATCGAGGTCGAAATCGGCGTCGATTACGAGGCTGACGTAGAGCAAGCGTCCGAACTCGCCAAGACGACGATGAAGGACTTGGACGAGGTGCTGACCGTCCCGACCCCGAAGGTCGTCCTCAAGGAGTTCGGCGACTCAGCGGTCACGCTGGTCCTGCGGTGCTGGATAGATAAGCCCAGCGCCCGCAGGCAGTGGCGCGCCCGTACCGCGATCATCGAGTCGGTCAAGGCGGCCTTCGACCGCGAGGGCGTCAAGATTCCCTACCCCCAGCGCGAACTCACCGGTCGGCAGGAGTCGGGCGGCTTTCGCCTCGCTAGCGATGCTGACCTGCCGGAAGCGACCGCCGACGGCCCCAGAGCCGAGGCCGGGCAGACCGACGGCGGCGTGGCCGACGAGCGGTCCGACGCGAGCGAGGTGAGCGAGCAGTGA
- a CDS encoding HemK2/MTQ2 family protein methyltransferase gives MTDLADQRDAETEVYQPAEDSHLLAEAAVADLESHPADLALEVGTGSGYVAETVGDETGARVLGSDLNPHACRQARERGVEAVRADLLEPFRTGVFDAVLFNPPYLPTDPDDERDDWMEVALSGGEDGRKVIEPFLESVGRALAPDGAVYLLVSSLTGVDEVVGLADDQGFSAVALRDESFPFETLTVLKLVR, from the coding sequence GTGACCGACCTCGCCGACCAACGCGACGCCGAGACCGAAGTGTATCAGCCAGCCGAGGACTCCCACCTGCTGGCCGAGGCCGCGGTCGCAGACCTCGAATCTCACCCCGCGGACCTCGCGCTGGAGGTCGGCACCGGGTCGGGGTACGTCGCCGAGACGGTCGGCGACGAGACCGGCGCGCGCGTCCTCGGCTCTGACCTGAACCCCCACGCTTGCCGACAGGCCCGCGAGCGCGGCGTCGAGGCGGTCCGGGCCGACCTGCTCGAACCCTTCCGAACGGGCGTCTTCGACGCCGTGCTGTTCAATCCGCCCTACCTGCCGACCGACCCCGACGACGAGCGCGACGACTGGATGGAGGTCGCGCTTTCGGGCGGCGAGGACGGACGGAAGGTCATCGAACCGTTCCTCGAATCCGTCGGGCGCGCGCTCGCGCCCGACGGGGCGGTCTACCTACTGGTCAGTAGCCTCACGGGGGTAGACGAAGTCGTCGGACTGGCCGACGACCAAGGGTTCTCGGCGGTGGCGCTCCGCGACGAGTCGTTCCCCTTCGAGACGCTAACGGTGTTGAAACTCGTGCGTTAA